The proteins below are encoded in one region of Bacteroidota bacterium:
- a CDS encoding ABC transporter permease, giving the protein MLTQLINSISMALAALASNKTRALLTMLGIIIGVASVIALNAIGQGAARQIADRINSMGTNLLQIDPAPSQRNGFSSTANINLTERDAEVLKRSTFLSAVEPSVDGRVQAIGSNQNWNTRIIGTTPKCVGIRNYTIDVGSLFSDQDVAGSKKVCVLGSTVATQLFADADHAVGQEVRVAGVPLTVVGVLQSKGFNANGFDQDDLIIGPLSTVQKRIMGTTWLNDIFVTTSSSAVTDAAIADITDMLRIQHRLTGKGDDFRIRSQVEIAQAAAASNQTLTDLLRYAAIVALLVGGIGIMNIMLVSVTERTREIGIRKSIGAKPFSIMMQFITEALTLSLLGGFIGIGAGVGASYLLAQSNGWILLISPSAILLSFFASTAVGLLFGFYPARKAAKLDPIEALRYD; this is encoded by the coding sequence ATGCTCACGCAACTGATCAACAGTATCTCCATGGCGCTGGCAGCGCTTGCGTCGAACAAGACGCGCGCACTGCTGACGATGCTCGGCATTATCATCGGCGTGGCATCGGTCATCGCTTTGAATGCGATCGGGCAAGGTGCAGCCCGGCAGATTGCAGACCGGATCAACTCGATGGGTACGAATTTGCTGCAGATCGATCCGGCGCCCAGCCAGCGTAACGGCTTTTCCTCCACTGCCAATATTAATTTAACCGAGCGAGATGCGGAGGTGCTCAAACGCTCGACATTTCTTTCGGCGGTCGAGCCGTCGGTGGACGGCAGAGTGCAGGCCATCGGTTCGAATCAGAATTGGAACACCCGCATTATCGGCACGACGCCGAAATGCGTCGGCATCCGCAACTATACGATCGACGTCGGGTCGCTCTTTTCCGATCAGGATGTCGCCGGTTCGAAAAAAGTGTGTGTGCTCGGTTCGACCGTTGCAACGCAGCTCTTTGCGGATGCAGATCACGCAGTAGGGCAAGAAGTCCGTGTTGCCGGCGTGCCGTTGACGGTCGTCGGCGTGCTGCAATCGAAAGGATTTAATGCAAACGGCTTCGATCAGGACGATCTGATCATCGGCCCGTTATCGACCGTCCAGAAGCGCATCATGGGCACTACCTGGCTGAACGATATTTTTGTGACCACGTCGTCGAGCGCCGTGACCGATGCGGCGATCGCGGATATCACGGACATGCTCCGCATCCAACATCGGCTCACCGGGAAGGGCGACGATTTCCGTATTCGTTCGCAGGTCGAGATTGCGCAGGCTGCGGCGGCAAGCAATCAGACACTGACCGATCTGTTGCGCTATGCCGCAATCGTCGCGTTGCTTGTCGGTGGCATCGGGATCATGAACATCATGCTTGTGAGTGTAACCGAACGCACCCGCGAGATCGGTATCCGCAAATCCATCGGCGCGAAGCCGTTTTCGATCATGATGCAATTCATCACGGAAGCGCTGACGCTGAGCCTCCTCGGAGGGTTCATCGGGATCGGTGCCGGTGTGGGTGCAAGCTATCTCCTTGCACAAAGTAATGGCTGGATTCTATTGATTTCACCGTCAGCAATCCTCCTTTCGTTCTTCGCTTCGACGGCTGTGGGGCTACTGTTCGGCTTTTATCCGGCCCGCAAAGCCGCCAAACTCGACCCGATCGAAGCGTTGCGATACGACTGA